The genome window AACTAGTGCGTTGAACGTTTCTTTCGGTCGCGCGGCATCGTTGCCACGCGACCGATTTTTAGATGTCAGCTCTGGACGTTGCTACCATGGGTGACCCGATTTGACGCTGGCCACGGTTTTTGTGGAAGGAACCGTGGCTAACGCCAAAACGGCCAAGGCGATCAGCACTGCCACAAGCCAAGTTGGATCCGAAATCCGTTTTGAACTTGCCCCTTAACGAGGAATCAATTCGATGAAACGCAAGACTGCAAACCAATTCGATCAACGTGTTCTTGATCTGTACGACGACTTTGCTCACGGCCGATTGGATCGACGTGGCTACTTGAAAGGACTCGCAGCGTTTGCCGTGGGAGGAGTCACGGTTGAAGCACTCGAAGAGAGTCTCTCACCAAACTACGCGTGGGCTGAGCAAGTCCCCGCAACGGATCCGCGAATCAAGACGGAGACGGTCACATACGATTCGCCTGAAGGCGGCGGTCAAATCAGCGGCCTGCTGGCTCGACCCGCGACGGGTGAGAAGTTTCCCAGCGTGGTGGTGATTCACGAGAACCGCGGATTGAATCCTTACATCGCTGATGTCGCGAGACGGTTGGCGGTCGAAGGTTTTCTCGCGTTGGCACCGGATGCTTTGTCACCGTTGGGCGGTTACCCCGGCAATGACGACGATGGTCGCGCGATGCAGAGGCGTCGAGACGGAGACGAAATGACGGAAGACTTCGTTGCTGCGGTCAAATGGATCGACACGCATGAGCTTTCGACGGGGAAGGTCGGCGCGGTCGGCTTTTGCTTTGGTGGAGGCATGGTCAACCAACTGGCGGTTCGATTGCCCGATGTTCTCGATGCTGGCGTGCCGTTCTACGGTCGTCAGCCGGATGCGGAGGATGTGGCCAAGATCAAGACTCCATTGTCGATTCAAAATGCGGAGCTTGACCGCCGAATCATGGCCGGTGCGGAAGCGTTCAACGAAGCGTTGAAAACGAACGGAGTGCCATATGAGTCACACGTTTATCCGGACGCCAATCATGGTTTCCACAACGACACCACGCCACGCTATGACGAGGCCGCGGCTGAATTGGCGTGGAAGAGAACGCTTGCCTGGTTCAATCGATATTTGAAGGTTTAGCATCGAACGCAAAATTGGTGACGCTATGGGATCATCACCGTTCGATGCGTCGGTGAATTTCAACCCATGAAAACGCGAGCAAACACTCAGTCAAAATCGACGAGTCGGCCGGAAGCTCGGATGTGCTTTCGGATCTCTTGCTTCGTCAGGGCTCGGTCGTAGAACGCGACTTCGTCGATCTGGCCAACGTAGGGGCGATAGTTCTTGGTCGGGTAAATTTGCCCAATCAGAATCTGCATGTTCGCCGGAAGCGGAGCCTCATCTTCTTGCTGTGCCGCGAGATTCCCGTCAATCCAAAGCGACAACTCGTTGCCGGATTTGCGAGCCACAACGTGCTGCCACACGCGAACTTGGTATGGATCCTCTGAGACCAGATTCGTCCCGTCCAACACCACTCCCGAAGGCGGTGTCCGGTGATTGAAACGAATGCGGTTTGGCCCCAGTACCTTCAACGCATAGAACCATTCTCTCGCGAACGTTTCGAGCAACAGTGCTTGGTCATGACGCCCTTCTCGCCGCTCCACTGGATCGACCAAGCAGATCATTTCGCCGTGGTGATACAGTTGCGGTTTGGCCCAGGCTTCAATCGTGTAGTTGTCCAGCGGTTTGGAGGGCCACAATGTTTCCGTCGTGAAGGCAGAGGCCGCATCGGTGAGTCCCAACTCCGCAACACGATTGCCGCGGTATTGCCGCCATCCCGGGTTGCCGACAACCGATGCGTGCAACTCGGGCAGTTTCCCTTCGTTCTTGACGTGCTGCGGGTAAGATCCTTCGAGTCCTTCGAAACGCCAGTAGATATCCGGTGACGATTCGAGAACGGCGCTGACGTACTTCTCGTCCAGGCTGAGCGGATCAAAGGCGTTGGATCGAGCCGAAGCGAAGCTGGCCATGGATGCTTCGAACAGCACCACACCCGAGTCCATTTCTGTTCCCGTCGAAAGGCGGACCGCGTCGCCTTCTTCCAATCGGACATCGGAGGATCCGTAGGTGCTCAGCGGCCGAACGAAGGCTCGTCCCGAGAACAAATGGACTTCATGCGAGTCCCCCAGAGAAACCAAACCAACGTAACTTTGCCCATCAACCGACACCAATCCGATTGGCGTGATGATCGACACCTGCTCACTGCCAAAGCCCAGTGATTTCGCGGTCAAGGTTCCGTGATTGAGACCGAGTTGACCATCGTCACGAATGAAGATGCTGGCGGGGCCTTCGATTCGCACCAAGGCTTCGTTGGGAGTCCCGTCGCCGGTTTTGAGTTCCGCGACACCCTCCACCAAATTCAGGACTTCGCCCTGATGAATGGGTTTCCCCAACGTTGGAACGGAGTTTCCACCATGTCCCCAAACGCAGGCGGTCATTGATACGATCTGAGGCGGTTTCACCTTCGCCGTTTGCATTGCAATGGGAGCGACTTCGCGAGCCGGTCTCGCGAGCGACCAAGCGAACGAACCAATCACCAAGTGACTCGCCGCCAACCCCACCAACCAATACGCTCGCGTCCAATTCAAGGAATGCGTTTCTGCTTGGGACCGACTGGGCCGCGATGCGACAACGGGTCTGGATCGTTCAGTGGTTGGCTCGGGGAACGCAGCGGTGTTGAAAGCTGGCGGCGCGGTGTGGTGAGAATCTCGGCGTGCGCTCGACTGTTCTTCTTCAAGCGACAAGGAATTGGATGAGCCGACGTCGGTGAAAGCGCAGAGCTGATCGACCAGGCGAGCGGCTTCCTCGGCACCGCCAGGCAAATGAATCAGACGATTCAGCTCGATCGTTTCCGCTTCACTCAAGTCTTCGCTTTGGGACTTCAAAATCAGCGTGCGAAGCTCATCGAGTTGTTGGTCTTGCGAATTCATGTCCATGCCTCCTCGACGGATCGGTCCACGCAGCGTGATAGCATGCCGTGAATCTTGCTCAGCTCTCGATAGATCGCGTGGGTGGATCGGCCTGCTTTCTCAGAGATCTCCGCGACGCTCAAACCTTCGAAATATCGCTGGCGAATCAAATCTCGATCGGGGTTGGACAGTTTCCGAATGCACTCGGACAGCGCGGTTCGGCGATCAGTCAGCTCCGCCGAGATCGGCATGGCGGCTTCGGCCAACGATTCGATGGCCTCGTCGCTGAGAAGCTTGATGCGGCGTTTCGATTCTCGGTACTTCAGTGTTTCGAAGTACGCCATGCGGGATGCCCAGGCGGAGAAGTTGCCGGATGGTTCGTATTGCGAGAACTTTTGCCACAAGACCATGCAGGTCAGTTGAAAGATCTCCTCCGCGTCATCCTGGCGGTTCATGGTCAGGATGCGAATGAACGACATGATTTTGCTGGAATGCATTGAGAGCAATCGAACGAATTCTTCTTGCGAGACTTCGTTGTTCGGTGGAGGAGATTGCGAATCCAAGGAATCATTCCCGTTTGCGATCGAGTGGAAGGTATCACCAACTTTCCGGTGGCACTGTTCTTCTTCCCCCGACCCGAAGCATGTTTTGCGAAATTTTTGTGCGCTATTTTGAGTTGAAACCGGTTTCGTCGCAAATTGCCGGCAATCTTTTGATTTTTGACGCAAAATCTTATACTCAGAGCGGCTTGTCTATAGATCGCCTGCAAGCCGCTCCGCTCGGTGGGTTCCTGGCAACCAACCATCAATTTGTTGCCACTGCATCATGCATCGAGCTCGCTAGCGGTTTGCAGAACGAAAGCTTCGACGAAATGTGGACCAGACGGTGGTGAGGCACGGCTCGGCAATCAAAGCAGCATATTGAACGGTTAAGTCGCACGATCGAAAGGCGGCGTGCCCGTGCAGGGAGACGAGATTCGACAAGGCATCTCAGCGACAGAAGCTGACTCCCAATCACTCCGTGCCAACGAATCGATAAAAAAACATTTTTCGGATGATTTGCCGCAAAGCCTGGCTGCAAGGACGGGAATAGTCGCATACGAGCGGATTTGTGGTGGCTGGAACTGTGGTGCCTTCGTTTACCGCGTTCAGCATCCACACGCTCGTTTCACTCTTCTCTCTTATTCGATTTGGGATTGTCCAAGATGAAACGAAAGCATTCTGGCTTCACACTTGTTGAGCTGCTGGTGGTCATTGCGATTATCGGTGTGCTGGTAGGACTTTTATTGCCGGCTGTTCAAGCCGCACGGGAAGCAGCTCGCCGTATGAGCTGCAGCAACAACTTCAAGCAAATTGGGTTGGGCATCCACAACTATCACTCGGCTTACAACGGAATGCCAATTCATGGCACCGGGACGGACCGAGTCGGTGGCCAGCAGATCTATGCAGGCGACAACAGAACCGACAGCATCAACCGCCGCGGATCGTTCCTGATCAGCGTCCTTCCATTCATTGAACAGCAAGCATTGTGGGAGCAAATCAGCAACCCACTCGGTTTCAACGCGGACGGCTCCACGAGAGCGACTCCATGGCAAGCGATGGGGCCCGGCGTGGCACGTATTGATTATGGACCTTGGGGAACAACAATTCCAACGTTCCGTTGCCCGAGTGATCCAGGCAGCGGTTTGCCATCGCTCGGCCGAACCAACTACGGTGCCTGCACCGGTGACTCGTCCGTAATGTCACGCGAAGGGCCCATCAATGTCACACTCGAATCGCGCGGCGCAACGGTTCCCTACACCGAAAACAATTCGACTTTGTCGCAGCGTTCACGCAAAGTCCACCGCGGAATGTTTGTCATGACCCGGCAAATGAAGTTCCGCGACACCCTGGATGGTCTCAGCAACACGATCATGTGTGGCGAATTGGCAACCGACCTTGGTGACCGCGACGTGCGAACGTCTTTCCCAACCGCCAACGCCTATAACGATCGCAGTGGACACGGCCGAGCCGAATGTCGCCGCAACCCTCGATACATGGATCAATTCCATGATCCCGCGCGACCTCAATTTTGGATCGCTGCTGCAGGATCTTCCGTGAACGTTGCAAACTCTCGCGGTTACCGCTGGCACGACGCTGTGCACATGCATTCGCAAGTCCACACAATTTTGCCGCCTAACTCCGGCGTGTGCACGGGCGGATACACCAGTAACGATTCGAACGTCACCGTCTCGAGCCGTCACCAAGGTGGCGCACACGTTCTGATGGGCGATGGTGCGGTGAAGTTTGTCACCGACAGCATCGAAGCGGGTAACAGCAACCAAGCCATGATCTCCTATCACGGTTCGCCCGCAACGGTTGCTGGTGCTCAAAGCCCCTACGGATTGTGGGGAGCCTTGGGCACTCGTGCGAACAAAGAAGTCATCGACTCAGAGTTCTGAGTCAAAGTTGTCCATGTTTCGAAAGCCTCGCTACCGTTGGTGGCGAGGCTTTTTCCTTTCCTACTTTTGTCTTCAAAACCAGGTCTGTTTATCGATGTTCAAGACACTTCGTTTGGCAATGTTGCTGCTTCCATTGGGACTCATCACAGCATGCGGATCCTCCGAACCCACCAATGATCTGGCCGATTTGGACCAGTCCAAGATTGACGAATACAACGCGATGATCGCGGCGGAAGCGAAAGAAGCGACTGAAGCCGGTGACATCGGCAAAGGCGAATAGCCGATTTTCTCCCCGCCTCATCCCCACCCTCCTGAGTTCTACACCGTGAAGTACAGTCGAATTGTCGTTGGTTTCATTCTGTTGTTCGTTGCCGATACGCTTGCTCAAGCAGACGACACGTTGGCGACCATCACCAAACCGCAGTTTGACGCCAGTGTCGAGGAGGCGCGCGACAGCTTCCTCAGTCGTGGCTACACACCTCTGTTCAACGGCCAGGACCTGTCCGGTTGGCGGAATCCGTATCCCCACGGAGAAGCGTCCGTGGTGGATGGCGAAATTCACCTGACGGCGGACAAGAAGTTCTTCTTGGTAACAGAGAAGAAGTACTCCAATTTTCGGCTGAGCGTTGACATTCATTTGCCCGAAGGACCATCCAATTCGGGCGTGATGTTTCGCTGTCATGTGGACGAAGATGCGGAGAAGAAGGTGTACGGGTATCAGGCCGAATGCGATGGCTCTGAGAGACGTTGGTCTGGCGGACTGTTTGACGAAGCGAGACGCCGCTGGATTTGGCCAAGCACAAAAGGCCGTTCGACCAAGCAATTCCTTGCTCACGAAGAGGAGTCG of Rhodopirellula bahusiensis contains these proteins:
- a CDS encoding sigma-70 family RNA polymerase sigma factor, whose product is MDSQSPPPNNEVSQEEFVRLLSMHSSKIMSFIRILTMNRQDDAEEIFQLTCMVLWQKFSQYEPSGNFSAWASRMAYFETLKYRESKRRIKLLSDEAIESLAEAAMPISAELTDRRTALSECIRKLSNPDRDLIRQRYFEGLSVAEISEKAGRSTHAIYRELSKIHGMLSRCVDRSVEEAWT
- a CDS encoding LamG domain-containing protein; its protein translation is MNSQDQQLDELRTLILKSQSEDLSEAETIELNRLIHLPGGAEEAARLVDQLCAFTDVGSSNSLSLEEEQSSARRDSHHTAPPAFNTAAFPEPTTERSRPVVASRPSRSQAETHSLNWTRAYWLVGLAASHLVIGSFAWSLARPAREVAPIAMQTAKVKPPQIVSMTACVWGHGGNSVPTLGKPIHQGEVLNLVEGVAELKTGDGTPNEALVRIEGPASIFIRDDGQLGLNHGTLTAKSLGFGSEQVSIITPIGLVSVDGQSYVGLVSLGDSHEVHLFSGRAFVRPLSTYGSSDVRLEEGDAVRLSTGTEMDSGVVLFEASMASFASARSNAFDPLSLDEKYVSAVLESSPDIYWRFEGLEGSYPQHVKNEGKLPELHASVVGNPGWRQYRGNRVAELGLTDAASAFTTETLWPSKPLDNYTIEAWAKPQLYHHGEMICLVDPVERREGRHDQALLLETFAREWFYALKVLGPNRIRFNHRTPPSGVVLDGTNLVSEDPYQVRVWQHVVARKSGNELSLWIDGNLAAQQEDEAPLPANMQILIGQIYPTKNYRPYVGQIDEVAFYDRALTKQEIRKHIRASGRLVDFD
- a CDS encoding DUF1559 domain-containing protein; the protein is MKRKHSGFTLVELLVVIAIIGVLVGLLLPAVQAAREAARRMSCSNNFKQIGLGIHNYHSAYNGMPIHGTGTDRVGGQQIYAGDNRTDSINRRGSFLISVLPFIEQQALWEQISNPLGFNADGSTRATPWQAMGPGVARIDYGPWGTTIPTFRCPSDPGSGLPSLGRTNYGACTGDSSVMSREGPINVTLESRGATVPYTENNSTLSQRSRKVHRGMFVMTRQMKFRDTLDGLSNTIMCGELATDLGDRDVRTSFPTANAYNDRSGHGRAECRRNPRYMDQFHDPARPQFWIAAAGSSVNVANSRGYRWHDAVHMHSQVHTILPPNSGVCTGGYTSNDSNVTVSSRHQGGAHVLMGDGAVKFVTDSIEAGNSNQAMISYHGSPATVAGAQSPYGLWGALGTRANKEVIDSEF
- a CDS encoding dienelactone hydrolase family protein, giving the protein MKRKTANQFDQRVLDLYDDFAHGRLDRRGYLKGLAAFAVGGVTVEALEESLSPNYAWAEQVPATDPRIKTETVTYDSPEGGGQISGLLARPATGEKFPSVVVIHENRGLNPYIADVARRLAVEGFLALAPDALSPLGGYPGNDDDGRAMQRRRDGDEMTEDFVAAVKWIDTHELSTGKVGAVGFCFGGGMVNQLAVRLPDVLDAGVPFYGRQPDAEDVAKIKTPLSIQNAELDRRIMAGAEAFNEALKTNGVPYESHVYPDANHGFHNDTTPRYDEAAAELAWKRTLAWFNRYLKV